The Streptomyces sp. R28 region CGGGTGCGTATGTTGTGCGCCTTGGAGCCGGTGAAGTACTGCAGTGCCGCGCCCCAGGAATCCGGCGGTACGACCCGCAGGTCGACCTGGAGGCCTTTGCCGGTGCGGATCGACGTCTTCTTCTCGCCGTGTGCGATGACCTCCGAGACGTACGGCAGCTCGGTGAAGGCCCGCATCACGGGCTCGGACCTCTTCGCCGCGACGAGGATGTCGATGTCGCCGATCGTCTCGCGCACGCGGCGCAGCGATCCGGCGTAGGAGCAGCGCTGGCAGCCGGTGACCTGCGACATCTCGGCGACGATGTCCTCGGCGAGGCTCATGGCGACGTCGATCAGGACGCGGTCGCCGGAGGACTGCAGCAGGCCGATGCCGTGCAGGATGTTCTCCTCCGTCTTCGGCCCGAAGCCCTTCAGGTCGCGCAGCCGCTCCTCGTGGATGGCGTCGGCGAGTTCCTCGGTCGTGGAGATGCCCAGCTCCTGGTAGATGACCAGGGCCTTCTTCGGGCCGAGCGTGGGGATGGCGGTGAGCTGCCGGACCCCGGCGGGGATCTTCGCCCGTAGTTCCTCGACGGCCGAGACGCTTCCGCTGGAGAAGTACTCGACGACCTTCTCGGCGATCGACTTGCCGACGTTGGGGATCTCCTTGAGGCCCTTGACGTCGAGCGTGGACACGTCGGCGTGGTGACCGCCGATCGCCCGGGCGGCCTTCTCGTAGACGCGCGCCTTGAACGCGTCGCCTCCGGTGATCGAGATCAGGTCCGCGTACTCCTGGAGCAGCGCGGCGACCTCGTCGTTCGGACGGGCCACACCTCCAGGGTAGGCAAAGTGGGGCCGGGCGGCGCGGGCCGACGCCGCCGGGCACCCGGGACATGGCCTCTACTGGCCCAGGGGGGTGGGCGGCGAAGTCGTGGGGTCGAGGACGGGCGGGGCCGGGATCGGAGGGTGCGCGGTGGTCGCCCGCTCCTTCGTCAGGGCGCCTGCGATCCTGCGGGCCAGGAGGGGGTCGGCCGGCAGGGCGTGCGCGGCGAACCAGCGGGCGGCCGCGGGGGCGGGGGACGGTTCGACGAACTCGGCGCCCGCGTAGTCGTCGAGCGGTGGGTCGTAGACGTACCCCGCGACCACGCCGTGGTTCACCAGGCGTTCGAGGAGAGCGTCTCGGTCGTGGACGAGGAGCGGTACCCGGAACAGGGGTGGCGGGCCGTCGCCCACCCGGTCGCGCAGGGCCGGGCTGGCCCAGGTGGTGCCGGACAGCAGTGAGACGCCGGCCCTGCGGCGGGCGAGGTCGCCGTCGAGCATGGCCATCCGCAGCTCCAACTGTCCCCGGACCAGGGCTCCGTGGCGGCTGCGGAAGGCGTGCAGGTCGACCCGTACCCAGGGCTCGTACGCGGTCAGGCTCGGCGCGTGGCGTGCGCTGCGGGCGAGGCGGGGTGCGTGCAGGGCCATGCGGAAGTCGTCCCGCTCCAGCAGTCGCAGGCGCTGCATCGTGCGCCACACGGGACGCGCCAGATGCAGCGAGCGTACGGCGGACCGGGCCAGCGGGCGCAGTGTGGTGGACAGGTCGGCGCGCAGGCGGCGCGGCGTCAGCAGATCGTCGCGCAGCAGCTCCAACTCCCGCCGGGTGCGCGCGTCGTCGACGGCCAGGAAACCGCCGGCCATCCCCGCCACGTGCTTGGACAGGCTGAACGCCGCCGCCTCGCCGAAGGTGCCGATCGGCTGCCCGTCGACATGCGTGCCGATGGCGTGCGCCGCGTCCTCGATCAGCGGGATCCCCAACTCGTCGCAGCGGCGGCGCAGTTCGACGACCCGGTCCGGCACGCCGTACAGGTTCGTGGTCAGGACGGCGTCCACGTTCCGCCAGGTGGACTCCGGTACGGCGGCCGGGTCGATGTTGCCGTCCCACTGGGACACGGGGGCTTGTACGGGGCGCAGTCCGGCCGCGAGGACGACGAAGAGGATCACGTCGTCGTTCACCGGGGACATCAGCACCCGTCCGCCCGGCCGGCACCAGCGCCGCAGCGCCAGGTACAGGGCCAGTCGGGCCGAGGGCGTGTAGACGCATTCGCGTCCGATGCGCCGTGTCATCATCGCGGCGAGCCGCGATCCGTACGGCATGGTCACCTCTTCCGTGGAAGGGTACGAGGAGGGGTCGCCCGAGGCGGGCGGTGCACGCCGGCGCGCGTCGATCAGGCCGCCGTGCAGGAGGATCCGAGACCGCGGGGCGCCATGGACACGACGCCGACGCGTTGCGTGTGACGAGAGCGGGCCCCGCTCAGCGGGCGCGTGCTCCCGTTCCTGACGAGTGGGCCGGGCCCGAGGTGCGCAGCGTGCCGACCGTCTTCAGCAGCCGGTCGGCGGGATCGCGCAGTCCGGGGTGGGCCAGGACCGTGTTTCTCAGGCCGCGCACGGGTCTGCGCCACAGCCGGTGTGCCGCCGCCACGGGGTGCGGGCGCACCGCGAACCCTTCGGCCACCCGTAGCTCACGGGTCTTCAGCCAGTCCTTGTACTCCTTCTCGCCGCGCCCCATGTCCATCAGCGTCACGCCGTCCCGGCCCGCGGCGTCGGCCATCCGCAGGTGCATCATCAGTCCGGGCGAGTAGTAGCTGAACTCGGGGTCGTAGGCGGTGAACCAGGCCGCGAAGACCGTCCGCGACCTCGGCCCGAAGTGCGCGGCGACCGGCCGGTCACCGGCGTAGACCACGGACAGGATGCCGGTGAAGTGTTCCTCGCGGACCTGGAAGAGGTGCTCGACGAGGTCGACGATCCACGGCTTGGAGAACCGGTCCATCCGCCCCGTCCTGCGGTACTGGGCGGACTTCCACCGCATGAGCGTGCGCAGCACCCGCGGGTCGCGCTCGTCGTAGACGAACCGCACCTCGCCCACGTTCCGGCCCAGGCGCCGCTCCTTCTTCAGCGTCGTCTTGGCCTGTCCGGGGTACGTGGCGCGCAGCCACTGCGCGTAGTCGCCCTCGCCGGGCTTCAGGTCGAGCACGGGAGAGGCGAACGTGCCGGTGACGTACGGACCGAAGGGCTTCTGCTCCTCGACGAGGTGATCGAACTCGAAGACGGACAGTCCGCAGGCCCGCAGCAGTTCCCGGGTGTCCCAGGTGACGCCCGGACGGTGCACGAGGGCCTGGCAGTCGGAGAGTCCGAGACCGATGGCCCGCCCGACACCGAAGGCGGTGCGCTCGTACGGGAGGAAGCCGACGGCCTCCCCGTCCTCGTCCAGCACCGCCACCCGCGCCCCACCGCGGCACCTGCCGACTCCGACGGCGAACTCCGGCGCCAGGAAGGGGTTGGCGTAGTCGGGCGACTCGTCCATCGCCCGGTGCCACGCCCGGCGCAGCGGTTCGCTCAGTTCGTCGGGTCTGTGAATCGTGATGGCGCTCTTGGATCGCACGGCGAACGCTCCCCCCAAAAGTCCCCCCAGGACGCATTTCCAGCGCCTCGCCACATTTTCCCCCATGTCGAACTATGCGGCGAGGCTCAAACGTCGCGAAACAGTACGCACGCTGTCAAGGTGCCTGCAGGAACCTTTAGCTGTGCTTGGTGTGGCCCCAACCGACCCACAGCGAAGGGAACTTCAGCGCAGCGCCACGACCACGTGGCTGGCGCCGTACTGCCAGACGACCCCGACGTGCCCGAACCCCGCCTGCCGCAGCAGCCGTTGATGCGCGGACACGGACAGGCACGCCGCGCTGTCGGCCGTAGCGCTCTCGGGCTGTCGGCGTCGGCGTTCCGCGAGGAGGTCGGTCAGCTCGGGGTCCTGCGCGACGGCCGTCCACCAGGAGGCCCAGTCCTCGTGGGCGAAGGCGCGCCCGCGTTCGGCGTGGCGGCGGCCGACACAACCGGCGAGTTCGGCGAGCCAGGTGTCGTCGTGCGGGAAGTGGTCGCCGTTGACGAGGACGCCGCCGGGCCTGAGCAGCGCCGCGAGCTGCCGGTAGACGCGGTACAGGGCGTCCGCGCTCAGATAGTGCAGGGCCGTCGTCGACACGGCGGCGTCGAGCGGGCGGGCCAGCCGCAGGGCCTTCGTCCAGCCCTCCTCGCCGATCACCGTGTCGACGTAGCGGGCCGCGTCCGGGTGGTGGGTGCGGGCCAGCTCCAGCAGCAGCGGGTCCATGTCCACGCCCACGATGTCCGCGTGCGGCAACCGCCGGGCCAGCCGGGCCGCCAGCGATCCGGGACCGCAGCCGAGGTCGACGACCAGCGGCCTGGCCGGGCCGCCGGCCACGGTCTGCTCGACCACGTCGCCGATCACCGTGAAACGCTCCTCGCGGTCCACGGCGTACCGCTGCTGCTGGCACTCCCAGCGCTCCACCCACCGCTCCGCCGTCGCCAGGCTCAGCCCCATCCGGTCGTGCCACCTCGCCGTCTCGCACCTGTCTCACCCTGTCGGCGCCCGACACTACAAGATGGAAACGGTTCCCATTCCCCCTCATGGCGGTACGTCACCCGAGGGTGGCAAGGACGGCCAGCAGCCGGTCGACCTCCTCGGCGGTGTTGTAGACGTGCAGACTCACCCGCACCGACCCGGTCCGCTCCCCCGCGCTGCCCTGGCAGTGCTGGTCGGAGCGGACCATGAAGCCGTGACTGAACAGCACGAAGCCCAGGTCCCCGGAGTCGATGGCATGGTGCCGGAACGTGACGATGCCCTGGCGCTGCTGTACGGAGGAGTCGACGGCCAGGCTGTTCTGGCAGCCGAGGATCTCGTAGGCGTCGAGGCGCCCGAGGCCGTCGGTGAGCCGGGCCGCCAGGGCGACCGTCCACTGCTCGATCCGGTCGGTACCGGCCGTGTCCAGCCAGTCCAGGGCGGCGGCGAGGGAGGCGATACCGACCGTGTTGGGGGTGCCCGACCAGCCGCCCGGCGTGAACTGCGGGCCGCGTGACTGGCGGGCCCAGACGACTCCCGTGCCGGGCAGCGCCATGGCCTTGTGCCCGGAGAAGACGACGAAGTCGACGTCCAGGTCGGCCACCGACACGGGCAGATGGCCGATGCTCTGGGCGGCGTCCAGGCAGATGACCGCGTCCGGGCCGACCGCCCGGCGGATGCGGTGGATGTTCATGTTGCCGCCGTACACGTGGTGGACATGGCTGGCCGCGACGAACCGGGTGCGCGGGCCGGTCAGTTCCGTGAGCGCGGTGTGGTCGTAGTCGCCGGACGCCTGCTGGTACGGCATCGGCCGGACGCGGATGTGGACGCCCTGCCGCGCCAGTTGTCGTTGCGCCTCCAACCAGGGCGCGATGTTGGCCTCGTGGTCGGCGACCGGGACGACGATCTCGTCGCCGTCGGCGAGGAGTCGGGGCAGCCAGTCACCGGCGATGGTGCGCATGCCTTCGGTGGTGCCGCTGGTGAAGTGCACGGCCGAGCGCGTCGGGGCGGGGTCGTCCAGGAACCGCCGGACCCGGTCCCGGGCCTGCTCGACCAGGGACGTGGTCCGGTTGGCCCAGGTGTAGGTGCCGCGTCCCGCGTTGGCGTTGGTCGTGGTGAGGTAGGTGTGGACGGAGTCGAGTACGGCCTGCGGCTTCTGGGCGGTGGCGGCGCTGTCCAGGTAGGCAAGCTCCGGGTGGGCGGTGATGATCGGGAACTGGGTGCGCAGGGCGCGCTGCCACTCCCCCAACTCCGCGACGACGGCCGCCCCTTGGTTGTCGATCCTGGGGATGGTCATGGGCGTCAGTCCCGCACGAGGGGTGCGCCCGCGTCACGCCAGGCGATGATGCCGCCGGTGAGGCTGCGGACGTCCGGGTGCCCCATCCGGGTCAGCAGGGCGGCGTAGCGGGCGGACTTCTCGCCGACCGGGCAGGCCAGCAGGACCGGGCGGTTGCGGCTGAACGGCAGCCCGCCGTGCAGGAGTTCCTCGAAGAGCTCCTCGACGATGTTGACCGAGCCGTCGATGTGCAGGGCGGCGTAGGCGTAGGGGCTGCGCAGATCGACGACGAGGGGTTCTCCGGTGGCGATCCACGCCTGGGCGTCGGTGACGCCGATGGCCGGTGCCGTGCGTATCTCGGCGTCCGACAGGTCGGCCGGGGAGTTCCTGCGGCGGGGGCGGCCGAAGAGGTCGGGGCGCCGCTGACGGACGTAGCTGAGGTAGCTTTCGACCCGGTCGCAGACGATGAACACCGCCGACTGCCGATCCGAAGAGCCTTCGCCGGCCAACTCCTCGTCGACCGCGCGCAGTTGGCGTACGGCTCCGAAGTACGCGGCCCCTCCGGTGGGGCCGGCCAGGATGCCGCAGCGGCGATTGAGGGTCAGCATCCCCTCGATCGCCTCGTCGGCGCTCACCGTCTCGATGGAGTCGTAGGTGCCGGGGTCGAACAGGCCCACCTCGTGCGCCTCGTCGATGGTGCGGATGCCGGGGATGAAGTCGGACTTGGCCGCGACCAGACCGGCGACCCGTACGGCGGGGTCGTGTTCGCGCAGGGCGCGGGCGACGCCGGTGGAGGAGCCGGCGGTGCCCACGCAGGCGATGAACCAGTTGGGGGCCCGGCCGTCGAGGTCCTTGACGATCTCCGGTCCGGTGCCGGTGAAGTGGGCCTCGGTGTTGCGCGGGTTGAAGTACTGGTCGGTGTGCAGATAGGTGCTGTCGGGCTCGGAGAGGGTGCGGTGGAAGAGGGTGAGCGGGTCGTCGGTGGCGGTCGGATCAAGGCACTCGCTCTGGCCGGGGAGTTCCTCGATCTCCGCGCCCAGCAACAGCAGCAGGTCCTTGATCTCCGGGATGCGCATCCGGTTGGTGACGCTCTTGAAGGTCAGGCCGTGCATGCCCGCGAGCACGGCCAGGGCCTTGGCGGTGTTGCCGCTGGACAGCTCGACGACCTGGCCGCTCCCCTCGGCCGCGGCGGACAGGTGCGGTCGGGCCATGTTCCAGGCGGCCCGGTCCTTGACCGACCCGAAAGGGTTGAGCAGCTCCAGCTTGGCGTACAGGTCGATGTTCCTCAGGCCGTGCACGGCCGGGTCGATGCGCACCAGCGGTGTGTTGCCGATGGCGTCGGTGATGCTGTCGTACCTCACTGCGCTCCCCCCACGGGTGTGGTCGGCCAGTACTGGTCGTCCAGGCACCAGCGCCATGTGTCGCCCTCCTGCCAGGCGGCGACCTTGCGCGCGGAGGGCTGGTGCTGGGCACGGGTGGCGTGGAAGTCCATGCAGTAACCGGCCGTGTTGGCGAATGCCAGCAGGTCGCCGGGTTCGGGGCGGCGGGGCAGGAAGACCGTGCGGCGGGTGATCAGGTCGGACTCCAGGCAGAGGCTGCCGAAGAGATGCACGGCGACTGGTTCGGCACCGGCGTCAGGGCCCGCGCCGACGTCTGCTCCTGTGCCTGGCGGATGCCGTGGGACGACCACGGGGTCCATGAGCACCCCGTGCTCCTCCAGCGCCACGTCGTCGGCCTTGGCCGCCAGTCGTACAAGAAGGGGGCCGCCGGACTCCTGGCCGCGCACCTCCAGGACCTTCGTCAGGGTCAGTCCGCACTGGTCGAGGAGCGCCCGGCCGGGTTCGGTGTGCAGGTCGTACAGGTGCTCCAGGAGCAGGGCGGCCAGTGGGCGGCCGCCCAGGGACGCGGCCGGGTGCGAGAGCAGTTCGTCGAGGTAGCGGGCTCCGGCGACCGGACGGTGGGCGGGGTACAGGCCGAGCGTGCCGCGCAGGGTGCCGGCTTCGTTGCGCAGTCCGTAGCCGTGGCCGCCGTACGTCAGCGGCGGGCGCGAGCCCAGCACGGCTTCGGTGAGTCCGGTCGTGTACTGCTCCCATTGTCCGCCGTGCGCAAGGTAGTTGACGCCGAACCCGCCGCCGATGTCCACGGCCCGGGGCCTGAGCCCGCGGCTGCGGCACTCCTCCAGCACCCGCAGACAGCCCTCCAGCGCCGTGGCCTTCTCGGTAAGGCTCGTCGTGTCCAGGTGGTAGGCCACGCCGACCAGGTCGACCACGTCTGCGTGCCGCTCGACGTCCTCCAGCAGAGGGCCCGACTCCCCTACCGCGGTGCCGAATCGGCTCCGCCGGCTCAACACCCGTACGCCGGACGCCTCGAAGCCCGACAGCCGGAGCAGGATACGGACGCGGGGCAGCGCGTGTTTGCGTACCAGCGTGGCGAGTTGCTCCAGTTCGCCTCGCGTGTCGAGGCTGACGGTGACCGATGTACGGGCCGCCAGCCACAGGAATTCCGGGTTCTTCGGCCCGGTGGCGGCGATCCGGTCGGGCGTGAGGCCGGCGCCCAGGGCGTGCTGCAACTCCGCCAGCGAGGCGACGTCCACGCCGGCGTCCGTGGCGGCGAGCCGCCGCAGCAGGGCGCTGGACCGGTTGGCCTTGTGGGCGAAGTACACCTGGCCGGACAGGTGGTGGGTGCCGTACACCGAGCGGAACTGCTGGAGATTGTCGGCGAGTTGGTCGGGGACGACCATGTTCAGCGGAGACCCGAGGGCGTCGGTGAGCGTGTGCAGCAGGGCCGGGGCGTCCAGCAACGAGCGCAGCCGCGGCTCCAGCCGCGGTTCGAGATACAGGGGCTGCCCGCCCATGCCCGGCCCCTCCCCCAGCGCTTCGGGCCCGACACTCCGGGCGCTGACGACCACTCCCCGCGGTTTGCCGTATAGCTCCTTTCCCTTCCCTGCGGTGCTTTACGCCCTGTAGCTGCCCGCATGGGCGATTGCGTCACCAGACGGCCGGAACCCGTCGGGGCCCGGCGCCGAGGCGATCGCGCCGTCCGTGCCGTCCGCGCTCAGCCGCCCTGCCCGGCGATGTTGACCATCCAGGTGATGCCGAACCGGTCCGTACACATGCCGAAGACGTCGCCCCACATCTGCTTCTCCAGCGGCACGGCCACCGAGGCGCCCGCGGACAGCTTCTCCCAGTAGCCGCGCAGTTCGGCGTCGTCGTCGCCGCTGAGGCTCACCGAGAAGTTGTTGCCCGGGTTGTGGTCGCCCGTCGGGGTGTCGGCGCCCATGAGGGTGAAGCCGCTGGGGGTCTCGAGCATGCCGTGCATGATCTTGTCGGCCATCGGGGTGTCCTTCTGGCCGTACTCGCCGTAGGTGTTCAGCGTCAGGGTGCCGCCCAACACCTCCTTGTAGAACTCCATCGCCTGGCGGGCGTCACCGGCGAACGTGATGTAGGGGTTGAGACGCGAGGCCATGAATCCTCCAGGAAACGGGGTCGGAGTCCGACTCCAAGGAAGCTAGCGCGGGCCACCGACAATGGCCCGCGCACACGTCCACATGGCCTACGGCGCCGACTACAGGGTGCGCTCCAGGCGGTCCGCCACCAGCTTCACGAAACGCGCGGGATCCTTGGACTGGCCGCCCTCGGCGAGCACCGCCAGCGTGTGGAGCAGTTCGACGGACTCGGCGAGCTCCGTGCGGTCCTCACGCTCCTTGTACGCCTGGTTCAGGCCCTTCACCAGCGGGTGGCCCGGGTTGAGCTCCAGGATCCGCTTGGTGCGCGGCACCTCCTGGCCCATCGCCCGGTACATGTTCTCCAGGGCCGGGGTCAGATCGTGCGCGTCGGAGACGACGCAGGCCGCGGAGACGGTGAGCCGCGTCGACAGGCGCACCTCCTTGATCTCCTCGTCCAGCTGCTCGCCCATCCAGCCGAGCAGAGCGGCGTACTCCTCGGCCTGCTTCTCCCGCTCGTCGTCGGCGTTCTCGTCACCCTTGGCGTCCAGGTCGATCTCGCCCTTGGCGACGGACCGCAGCCGCTTGCCCTCGTACTCGCCGACGGCGTCGACCCACACCTCGTCGACGGCGTCGGTGAGCAGCAGAACCTCGATGCCCTTGTCCCGGAACGCCTCCATGTGCGGGGAGTTCTCGATGCTCTGCCGGGA contains the following coding sequences:
- a CDS encoding GNAT family N-acetyltransferase, which gives rise to MRSKSAITIHRPDELSEPLRRAWHRAMDESPDYANPFLAPEFAVGVGRCRGGARVAVLDEDGEAVGFLPYERTAFGVGRAIGLGLSDCQALVHRPGVTWDTRELLRACGLSVFEFDHLVEEQKPFGPYVTGTFASPVLDLKPGEGDYAQWLRATYPGQAKTTLKKERRLGRNVGEVRFVYDERDPRVLRTLMRWKSAQYRRTGRMDRFSKPWIVDLVEHLFQVREEHFTGILSVVYAGDRPVAAHFGPRSRTVFAAWFTAYDPEFSYYSPGLMMHLRMADAAGRDGVTLMDMGRGEKEYKDWLKTRELRVAEGFAVRPHPVAAAHRLWRRPVRGLRNTVLAHPGLRDPADRLLKTVGTLRTSGPAHSSGTGARAR
- a CDS encoding Y4yA family PLP-dependent enzyme — protein: MGGQPLYLEPRLEPRLRSLLDAPALLHTLTDALGSPLNMVVPDQLADNLQQFRSVYGTHHLSGQVYFAHKANRSSALLRRLAATDAGVDVASLAELQHALGAGLTPDRIAATGPKNPEFLWLAARTSVTVSLDTRGELEQLATLVRKHALPRVRILLRLSGFEASGVRVLSRRSRFGTAVGESGPLLEDVERHADVVDLVGVAYHLDTTSLTEKATALEGCLRVLEECRSRGLRPRAVDIGGGFGVNYLAHGGQWEQYTTGLTEAVLGSRPPLTYGGHGYGLRNEAGTLRGTLGLYPAHRPVAGARYLDELLSHPAASLGGRPLAALLLEHLYDLHTEPGRALLDQCGLTLTKVLEVRGQESGGPLLVRLAAKADDVALEEHGVLMDPVVVPRHPPGTGADVGAGPDAGAEPVAVHLFGSLCLESDLITRRTVFLPRRPEPGDLLAFANTAGYCMDFHATRAQHQPSARKVAAWQEGDTWRWCLDDQYWPTTPVGGAQ
- a CDS encoding methyltransferase domain-containing protein: MGLSLATAERWVERWECQQQRYAVDREERFTVIGDVVEQTVAGGPARPLVVDLGCGPGSLAARLARRLPHADIVGVDMDPLLLELARTHHPDAARYVDTVIGEEGWTKALRLARPLDAAVSTTALHYLSADALYRVYRQLAALLRPGGVLVNGDHFPHDDTWLAELAGCVGRRHAERGRAFAHEDWASWWTAVAQDPELTDLLAERRRRQPESATADSAACLSVSAHQRLLRQAGFGHVGVVWQYGASHVVVALR
- a CDS encoding aminotransferase class V-fold PLP-dependent enzyme is translated as MTIPRIDNQGAAVVAELGEWQRALRTQFPIITAHPELAYLDSAATAQKPQAVLDSVHTYLTTTNANAGRGTYTWANRTTSLVEQARDRVRRFLDDPAPTRSAVHFTSGTTEGMRTIAGDWLPRLLADGDEIVVPVADHEANIAPWLEAQRQLARQGVHIRVRPMPYQQASGDYDHTALTELTGPRTRFVAASHVHHVYGGNMNIHRIRRAVGPDAVICLDAAQSIGHLPVSVADLDVDFVVFSGHKAMALPGTGVVWARQSRGPQFTPGGWSGTPNTVGIASLAAALDWLDTAGTDRIEQWTVALAARLTDGLGRLDAYEILGCQNSLAVDSSVQQRQGIVTFRHHAIDSGDLGFVLFSHGFMVRSDQHCQGSAGERTGSVRVSLHVYNTAEEVDRLLAVLATLG
- a CDS encoding pyridoxal-phosphate dependent enzyme, with product MRYDSITDAIGNTPLVRIDPAVHGLRNIDLYAKLELLNPFGSVKDRAAWNMARPHLSAAAEGSGQVVELSSGNTAKALAVLAGMHGLTFKSVTNRMRIPEIKDLLLLLGAEIEELPGQSECLDPTATDDPLTLFHRTLSEPDSTYLHTDQYFNPRNTEAHFTGTGPEIVKDLDGRAPNWFIACVGTAGSSTGVARALREHDPAVRVAGLVAAKSDFIPGIRTIDEAHEVGLFDPGTYDSIETVSADEAIEGMLTLNRRCGILAGPTGGAAYFGAVRQLRAVDEELAGEGSSDRQSAVFIVCDRVESYLSYVRQRRPDLFGRPRRRNSPADLSDAEIRTAPAIGVTDAQAWIATGEPLVVDLRSPYAYAALHIDGSVNIVEELFEELLHGGLPFSRNRPVLLACPVGEKSARYAALLTRMGHPDVRSLTGGIIAWRDAGAPLVRD
- a CDS encoding VOC family protein, translating into MASRLNPYITFAGDARQAMEFYKEVLGGTLTLNTYGEYGQKDTPMADKIMHGMLETPSGFTLMGADTPTGDHNPGNNFSVSLSGDDDAELRGYWEKLSAGASVAVPLEKQMWGDVFGMCTDRFGITWMVNIAGQGG
- a CDS encoding DegT/DnrJ/EryC1/StrS family aminotransferase translates to MPYGSRLAAMMTRRIGRECVYTPSARLALYLALRRWCRPGGRVLMSPVNDDVILFVVLAAGLRPVQAPVSQWDGNIDPAAVPESTWRNVDAVLTTNLYGVPDRVVELRRRCDELGIPLIEDAAHAIGTHVDGQPIGTFGEAAAFSLSKHVAGMAGGFLAVDDARTRRELELLRDDLLTPRRLRADLSTTLRPLARSAVRSLHLARPVWRTMQRLRLLERDDFRMALHAPRLARSARHAPSLTAYEPWVRVDLHAFRSRHGALVRGQLELRMAMLDGDLARRRAGVSLLSGTTWASPALRDRVGDGPPPLFRVPLLVHDRDALLERLVNHGVVAGYVYDPPLDDYAGAEFVEPSPAPAAARWFAAHALPADPLLARRIAGALTKERATTAHPPIPAPPVLDPTTSPPTPLGQ